GACACCGCCACCGCCTGGGCGGCGATCATGCTGGTGGCGCTGGTCAGCATCCTGCTCTACAGCGCGCTGGTGCTGGCCGAACGCCTGGCCCTTCCCTGGGTCCGCGAAACAACGAGCAGCCGCTGACCCGGTAAAACGCCGCGATCTCGCAGTTTCCGCCCCGACGAACCGGGCGTTCCCGACGCCCTGGGGGCACGAACTGCAAGATCGCGGCGTTTTCTGTTGGGGGGGCGGGTTAGCCGGCTAGGCGCCAGCGGCCGTTGCGGGCCACCAGGGTGGTCAGCGCCTGGGGCATCAGGCCGCTGTGGTTGTCGGGGGTCATCCGGATCGGTCCGGAGAGCCCGTCCAGCTGGGAGGTCTCCAGCACGTCGCGGATGCCGTCCCGGTTGACCCCGCCGTCCGGGCCGCTGGCCCGCAGCTCGGCGTCGGCGATGAGCTGGACGGCGTCCGCGGCGAACGACGAGGCGCCGTTGTAGCCGCCGAAGCGTGCCGTGTAGTCCTGGAACCACTGCCGCCGGGCCGCCTTGGCCGGGGTGGTGGCGATCACGTCGTCGATCACCATGGTCTGGGTGAAGACCAGGGTCGCCCGCTCGGTGGCCCGGGCCGCCGAACCCAGGAACAGGTCACCGGCCGCCCCGGCGTCGAAGTAGAGCGACCCGGTGTAGCTGGCCTGCTGGGCGGCGGTGGCGGCCAGCGAGGCCTGCTCCGGCGGGGTCCAGACGATCAGCGCGTCCGGCTTGCCGACGATGGCGGTGCGGACGGGCTGGCTGACGTCCGTGTCGGTGATCCGCACCGACGCCTCACGCGGCGGCCGGATGCCGGCGTTGGCGAACTCGCGGCGCAGCGCGGCCAGGCCCTCCCGGCCGTAGTCGTCGTCGCTGTAGACCACTCCGACCTTGCGGACGCCCTTGCGGCGCAGTTCGCTGGTGAGGGCGCTGGCGCCGTCGGCGGCGTTGGGGCCGAGCCGGAACACGTACCGCCGATCGGCCACCGGGCTGGTCACCGCGTCGGCGGCGGCGAGCGCGATGGTCGGGATCTTCTTCTCGTTGATCGTCCCCACCGCGCCGATGGCGCACGCGTTGCAGCCGCCCATGATGATCGCGCTGACCCGGTCGTTCTTGCTGAAGTC
This genomic stretch from Micromonospora krabiensis harbors:
- a CDS encoding ABC transporter substrate-binding protein; translation: MSSIRSTTIAAVASVVLAGTLTGCQFGAADEAASPIVIAADLELSGAAAPVGQAYQRALKLKVDQLNASGALNGRRIELDVKDNRSDASESLRNIGDFSKNDRVSAIIMGGCNACAIGAVGTINEKKIPTIALAAADAVTSPVADRRYVFRLGPNAADGASALTSELRRKGVRKVGVVYSDDDYGREGLAALRREFANAGIRPPREASVRITDTDVSQPVRTAIVGKPDALIVWTPPEQASLAATAAQQASYTGSLYFDAGAAGDLFLGSAARATERATLVFTQTMVIDDVIATTPAKAARRQWFQDYTARFGGYNGASSFAADAVQLIADAELRASGPDGGVNRDGIRDVLETSQLDGLSGPIRMTPDNHSGLMPQALTTLVARNGRWRLAG